One stretch of Ptiloglossa arizonensis isolate GNS036 chromosome 7, iyPtiAriz1_principal, whole genome shotgun sequence DNA includes these proteins:
- the LOC143149071 gene encoding uncharacterized protein LOC143149071 — translation MYWLCLVALAVTATAQNAYDLDGRVPFPGKSSSLGPLYASAGQGFRDNSYEDNIVTPTPTPAFRNPGQQPLYRKPPSPSLEQGAIRVSGPPRSIIRGGQPQNPQAEELEEKEEPDRLTLLLPQSKFDCVNKQTGYYADEDLHCEVFHYCQDNAKHSWICPEGFTFHQVHLICMPPSGDINCKKSSQYHFVNEYLYKPLNLAEAETKPNVTLRYSERYFPADIHADEREVSDYQITPASAPIRRPTPPVYASPQPATLNSIPPSARPQPTGLPQFRLPLNQVFRSPEEVNIPLQHRRPQPHQPVRRFPQVRPDDEEYE, via the exons ATGTATTGGCTGTGTCTGGTGGCACTAGCTGTGACAGCAACAGCACAGAATGCTTACGATTTAGACGGCAGGGTGCCATTTCCTGGTAAATCGTCGAGCCTAGGACCTCTTTACGCATCCGCGGGTCAAGGTTTTCGTGATAACAGTTACGAGGACAACATTGTGACCCCTACACCGACACCTGCCTTCAGGAATCCTGGCCAACAGCCT TTGTATCGTAAACCGCCAAGTCCATCGCTCGAACAAGGAGCTATCAGGGTGAGTGGACCACCACGCAGTATTATTCGCGGTGGACAACCTCAAAATCCTCAG GCCGAAGAGTTGGAAGAAAAGGAGGAGCCCGATCGTTTGACGCTTCTCTTACCGCAGAGTAAATTCGATTGCGTGAACAAACAAACCGGATATTATGCCGACGAAGACCTGCATTGTGAAGTCTTCCATTATTGCCAGGATAATGCCAAACATTCTTGGATCTGTCCCGAAGGATTCACGTTCCACCAG GTTCACCTGATTTGCATGCCGCCGAGCGGTGACATAAACTGCAAGAAGAGCTCGCAGTACCATTTCGTTAACGAGTACCTGTACAAACCATTGAACTTAGCTGAGGCTGAGACCAAACCTAATGTAACCTTGAGATACAGCGAAAGATACTTCCCGGCTGATATACACGCGGACGAACGTGAGGTCAGTGACTATCAGATCACTCCTGCCTCTGCGCCCATTCGACGTCCCACACCACCG GTATATGCAAGCCCTCAACCAGCTACATTGAACAGCATTCCACCCTCAGCTCGTCCACAACCAACAGGCCTTCCGCAATTTCGTTTACCATTGAATCAGGTGTTTCGTAGCCCCGAAGAAGTAAACATTCCTCTTCAACATAGACGTCCGCAACCACATCAACCTGTGAGAAGATTCCCTCAGGTCCGACCTGATGATGAAGAATACGAATGA
- the LOC143149116 gene encoding luc7-like protein 3, which yields MAAAAAAALLDELMGRNRNVLPNEKPKELNWEDPEFCKLYLVKFCPHDLFVNTRADLGACSRVHDDEARELFEKAPYSYRKQQYEDEFIRFCQSMLNEVERKIIKGKQRLALIGRTEAPTLTPAQTQRNEEQIALLTEKINKLVEEAEQSGIQGNVEQAQGLMRLCDQLKEERETLRKSNDNSHYNQTAELAAAQEKQMEVCDVCGAFLIVGDAQQRIDDHLMGKQHVGYARLKSALQEIMSKREKARDEKEQRREEDRKQRARANEELDRRRRDGDRDRDRDRERDKRRRRNDDDKGRHDSGSHRNSGHRSRSRSRDKHDRHRDDDNHRRHARDKGNRDHRSSSHHNRRRHRSRSRSHK from the exons atggctgctgctgctgctgctgctttgCTCGATGAGCTTATGGGAAGAAATAGAAACGTTCTTCCTAATGAAAAACCTAAAGAACTTAATTGGGAAGATCCAGAG TTTTGCAAATTGTATTTAGTAAAATTTTGCCCTCACGATTTGTTTGTTAATACGAGAGCTGATTTGGGTGCATGTTCTCGTGTACATGATGACGAAGCTAGAGAATTGTTTGAAAAGGCACCATACTCGTATAGAAAACAACAGTATGAGGACGAATTTATTAGATTCTGCCAAAGCATGTTGAACGAGGTTGAAAGGAAGATAATAAAGGGAAAACAACGGTTAGCACTTATAGGAAGAACAGAAGCa CCTACTTTGACACCAGCACAAACTcaaaggaacgaagaacaaaTTGCTCTTTTAacagaaaaaattaataaattagtcGAAGAAGCAGAACAAAGTGGCATACAAGGAAATGTGGAACAGGCGCAAGGCCTAATGAGATTATGTGATCAATTAAAGGAAGAACGAGAAACACTTAGAAAATCTAATGATAATAGTCACTATAATcaa acTGCTGAACTAGCTGCTGCGcaagagaaacaaatggaggtaTGCGATGTATGCGGTGCATTTCTTATTGTTGGTGATGCTCAGCAACGAATTGATGATCATTTAATGGGTAAACAACATGTTGGATATGCCAGATTAAAGAGTGCCCTTCAAGAAATTATG AGTAAACGCGAGAAAGCTAGAGatgaaaaagaacaaagaagaGAGGAAGACAGAAAGCAAAGAGCTCGTGCCAATGAAGAACTTGATAGACGAAGAAGAGATGGAGACAGAGATAGGGatcgagacagagaaagagataaACGACGTCGACGTAATGATGATGATAAAGGCAGACATGATTCAGGCAGTCACAG AAATTCTGGGCACAGAAGTAGAAGTAGATCAAGAGATAAACATGATAGACATCGAGATGATGATAACCACCGCCGTCACGCTCGGGATAAAG GAAATCGTGACCATCGAAGCTCAAGTCATCATAACCGTCGCCGCCATCGATCTAGAAGTCGAAGTCACAAGTAA
- the LOC143149117 gene encoding mitochondrial glycine transporter isoform X1: MWGYSVDPKSSETKIREDYPILKSFLAGSVSGTFSTILFQPLDLIKTRLQSRVNLHLDPPKSGTIGTIIHIIKKENVFGLWRGMTPSITRVIPGVGLYFSSLHWLKHTFHLKDPLTPTEAMLLGVTARSMSGTFLIPITVVKTRFESDVYKYNSIREALKLIYKQEGVRGLSSGLVPTLLRDAPFSGLYLMFYTHLKNTIVEADLPLAKSSAPIHFSCGILAGIFASVVTQPADVIKTKMQLYPNEFRDVHSAIFRVYKKYGILGYFKGIVPRMLRRTLVTAMAWTVYEELVKKQIIYCAKDLL; this comes from the exons ATGTGGGGTTATTCTGTTGACCCCAAAAGCAGTGAAACGAAGATAAGAGAAGAT taTCCTATTTTGAAGTCTTTTCTTGCGGGATCAGTGTCTGGCACTTTTTCAACTATTTTGTTTCAACCGCTGGATCTTATCAAAACAAGACTTCAAAGTAGAGTAAATCTTCATCTTGA TCCTCCAAAGAGTGGAACAATAGGAACAATAATccatataattaaaaaagaaaatgtatttggACTCTGGAGGGGTATGACTCCA tCTATAACCAGAGTTATCCCTGGTGTtggattatatttttcatcattACATTGGTTAAAACACACATTCCATTTAAAAGATCCACTTACACCTACAGAAGCCATGTTATTGGGTGTTACAGCAAGATCTATGTCTGGAACTTTCTTAATTCCGATAACAGTAGTAAAAACACGTTTTGAA agtgatgtttataaatataatagcaTAAGAGAagcattgaaattaatttataagcAAGAAGGAGTGCGAGGTCTTTCAAGCGGATTAGTACCGACCTTATTAAGAGACGCTCCGTTTAGCGGTCTTTATCTCATGTTTTATACtcatttaaaaaatactatTGTAGAAGCAG ATTTACCATTGGCCAAATCGTCAGCTCCAATTCATTTTAGTTGTGGAATACTAGCAGGAATATTTGCTTCTGTTGTAACACAACCTGCTGATGTAATCAAAACGAAAATGCAATTATATCCAAACGAATTTAGAGATGTTCACAGTGCAATCTTTAGGgtttataaaaaatatggaaTACTAGGATATTTTAAAGGCATTGTTCCGCGAATGTTGAGAAGGACGTtagtaactgctatggcttgGACTGTATATGAAGAG TTGGTCAAAAAGCAGATTATTTATTGTGCAAAGGATTTATTATGA
- the LOC143149117 gene encoding mitochondrial glycine transporter isoform X2 produces the protein MEALEIYPILKSFLAGSVSGTFSTILFQPLDLIKTRLQSRVNLHLDPPKSGTIGTIIHIIKKENVFGLWRGMTPSITRVIPGVGLYFSSLHWLKHTFHLKDPLTPTEAMLLGVTARSMSGTFLIPITVVKTRFESDVYKYNSIREALKLIYKQEGVRGLSSGLVPTLLRDAPFSGLYLMFYTHLKNTIVEADLPLAKSSAPIHFSCGILAGIFASVVTQPADVIKTKMQLYPNEFRDVHSAIFRVYKKYGILGYFKGIVPRMLRRTLVTAMAWTVYEELVKKQIIYCAKDLL, from the exons ATGGAGGCTTTGGAGATT taTCCTATTTTGAAGTCTTTTCTTGCGGGATCAGTGTCTGGCACTTTTTCAACTATTTTGTTTCAACCGCTGGATCTTATCAAAACAAGACTTCAAAGTAGAGTAAATCTTCATCTTGA TCCTCCAAAGAGTGGAACAATAGGAACAATAATccatataattaaaaaagaaaatgtatttggACTCTGGAGGGGTATGACTCCA tCTATAACCAGAGTTATCCCTGGTGTtggattatatttttcatcattACATTGGTTAAAACACACATTCCATTTAAAAGATCCACTTACACCTACAGAAGCCATGTTATTGGGTGTTACAGCAAGATCTATGTCTGGAACTTTCTTAATTCCGATAACAGTAGTAAAAACACGTTTTGAA agtgatgtttataaatataatagcaTAAGAGAagcattgaaattaatttataagcAAGAAGGAGTGCGAGGTCTTTCAAGCGGATTAGTACCGACCTTATTAAGAGACGCTCCGTTTAGCGGTCTTTATCTCATGTTTTATACtcatttaaaaaatactatTGTAGAAGCAG ATTTACCATTGGCCAAATCGTCAGCTCCAATTCATTTTAGTTGTGGAATACTAGCAGGAATATTTGCTTCTGTTGTAACACAACCTGCTGATGTAATCAAAACGAAAATGCAATTATATCCAAACGAATTTAGAGATGTTCACAGTGCAATCTTTAGGgtttataaaaaatatggaaTACTAGGATATTTTAAAGGCATTGTTCCGCGAATGTTGAGAAGGACGTtagtaactgctatggcttgGACTGTATATGAAGAG TTGGTCAAAAAGCAGATTATTTATTGTGCAAAGGATTTATTATGA
- the Rps9 gene encoding ribosomal protein S9 isoform X2, whose protein sequence is MVNGRIPSVFSKTYVTPRRPYEKARLDQELRIIGEYGLRNKREVWRVKYTLANIRKAARELLTLEEKDPKRLFEGNALLRRLVRIGVLDESRMKLDYVLGLKIEDFLERRLQTQVFKLGLAKSIHHARVLIRQRHIRYPNLLRHWLPKMLIT, encoded by the exons ATGGTAAACGGACGGATTCCATCAGTCTTCTCAAAGACTTATGTCACACCTAGAAGACCATATGAAAAGGCTCGTCTAGATCAAGAATTACGAATTATTGGTGAATATGGTCTTCGTAATAAGCGAGAAGTATGGAGAGTCAAATATACTCTGGCAAATATTAGGAAAGCTGCTCGTGAGCTTCTGACTTTAGAAGAAAAAGATCCTAAACGTCTGTTTGAAG GAAATGCTCTTTTACGTCGCTTGGTAAGAATCGGTGTATTGGATGAGAGCCGTATGAAACTTGATTACGTTCTTGGTTTGAAAATTGAAGATTTCTTAGAAAGACGTCTACAAACCCAAGTATTCAAATTGGGACTTGCCAAGTCTATTCATCATGCTCGTGTACTCATCCGCCAACGTCACATTCG GTATCCAAATCTTTTACGTCATTGGTTAcccaaaatgttaataacatga
- the Rps9 gene encoding ribosomal protein S9 isoform X1: MVNGRIPSVFSKTYVTPRRPYEKARLDQELRIIGEYGLRNKREVWRVKYTLANIRKAARELLTLEEKDPKRLFEGNALLRRLVRIGVLDESRMKLDYVLGLKIEDFLERRLQTQVFKLGLAKSIHHARVLIRQRHIRVRKQVVNIPSFIVRLDSQKHIDFSLKSPFGGGRPGRVKRKNLRKGSGGAAPEEEED, translated from the exons ATGGTAAACGGACGGATTCCATCAGTCTTCTCAAAGACTTATGTCACACCTAGAAGACCATATGAAAAGGCTCGTCTAGATCAAGAATTACGAATTATTGGTGAATATGGTCTTCGTAATAAGCGAGAAGTATGGAGAGTCAAATATACTCTGGCAAATATTAGGAAAGCTGCTCGTGAGCTTCTGACTTTAGAAGAAAAAGATCCTAAACGTCTGTTTGAAG GAAATGCTCTTTTACGTCGCTTGGTAAGAATCGGTGTATTGGATGAGAGCCGTATGAAACTTGATTACGTTCTTGGTTTGAAAATTGAAGATTTCTTAGAAAGACGTCTACAAACCCAAGTATTCAAATTGGGACTTGCCAAGTCTATTCATCATGCTCGTGTACTCATCCGCCAACGTCACATTCG AGTGCGTAAACAAGTGGTGAACATTCCATCCTTCATCGTACGGTTAGACTCACAAAAACACATTGACTTTTCACTAAAATCTCCATTTGGTGGTGGCAGGCCCGGCCGTGTAAAGAGGAAGAACCTGCGTAAGGGAAGTGGTGGAGCTGctccagaagaagaagaagattaa